A DNA window from Chlamydiales bacterium STE3 contains the following coding sequences:
- a CDS encoding Uncharacterized protein (Product derived from UniProtKB/Trembl:D1R6X6), with product MALQKETAQVPFFFGFTDSQILSLLSVSTLNLWRKVGETAKGSSFALRDIDFLLRQLQASIRTDILSREFPFSASQIKALVTCKDKKLIVRSSSNEDTLAVVNAGGNLSIGGISPEIKAVKQAIAEVVSSYFSYPSLKNRSAFEDPFKDLPLCSVLVMEQIADSSEDEPVVSGVMMTHKPSWISGHESTIPHIAASWGFGQGVVLGEVPSDEWVLTDGMPYATIRNKSHRLVIGQSGNVSERANPVSLRKRPVLNEQQILQLRIAAREIEDFFKKPMDVEFVFQKERLYIVQARPIQTQEIKNPTFIDPSAIPRHIPQFCAKTILPGSSEVVSVAPDQILFESDLEHADLSYNPSAHRAVILFKEPESANSHAEVNLASQSPPVLCFVLSQEEWKRCRDMLQPSWSSRKHSSVKICPQTGLLVVTGMDLPTRKGLFIHPAQFPISVALEERGLQGSSSHPKIVRLKELITTTSEQIESHLPEAEKTLRDFFVEIFSRSTCLGSFRETAEKLQVCATNILRAMQQAAIERKPTLVSFHATALRQVLGQAAPQIIGAHSLSGLEAATNIAPQIEDFLREFQHQKALCELAMVGRKAFDGSMQTKWIAFLREHSAAISEATWDTLISQVKKFDAMDQMSLWFSFHFKGADLPQIDALIEQNGAMEGFLSSCADSIDKLRLLSEATVRAETVHELDKAWKSLEVVSTALLSFCAEFPKQNLLQTLQISHLLYELIQLWDLNIKTAQTSKINPQISDNKAMRDRIFAFAKFGKMLISKGLVNVSENHKHELMQVFREIFYDSTRGSRQFFLQHWLVPRGVINVPIHTNDQRLTVIHQNLLKAIGPNFSDIAPILPSALASGVETFRATHPDITKRFGEHKGIFAMMTDRSASVVINIPLNYHSFVLTIRQNKGSEELEFTAEWRGSDNWQGAHLSFFEGLADLSGQCAVQSSFTVDSDLKINFSVQGRSEVEMLSKAIFEINAGTVYSQDYFETLAFLLHSTKLDDKTEEEQDEELMETKYRIIDHIWKRFEETGEINNGVFQTILRSRFTSRYLEKRGLLPKVIEQMAAELEGRTVGKKHLKSFDKSILESLPLERRKELFWSNLIGPQLVIYTAAFPDELKGEMLARLQKEAPKKFEEYCLKDSFAKQDLKKFQDLAGKAP from the coding sequence ATGGCCTTGCAGAAAGAGACAGCACAAGTTCCTTTTTTCTTTGGGTTTACAGACAGTCAGATTCTTTCCCTTTTGAGCGTTTCTACTCTAAATCTATGGCGTAAGGTAGGAGAAACAGCGAAAGGCTCCTCCTTTGCTTTACGTGATATTGATTTTCTACTCCGTCAACTCCAAGCAAGTATTAGAACAGATATTTTAAGTAGAGAATTTCCTTTCTCTGCTTCACAAATAAAAGCTCTAGTAACTTGTAAGGATAAAAAATTGATTGTTCGGAGTTCTTCAAACGAAGACACTCTAGCTGTGGTTAACGCAGGCGGTAACTTGAGTATCGGGGGGATCAGTCCAGAAATCAAAGCCGTCAAACAAGCAATAGCGGAGGTCGTCTCATCTTATTTTAGTTATCCTTCATTGAAAAACCGTTCTGCTTTTGAAGATCCTTTTAAAGACCTTCCTCTTTGCAGTGTGCTTGTAATGGAACAAATTGCCGATAGCAGTGAAGATGAACCTGTTGTGAGTGGTGTTATGATGACTCATAAGCCATCTTGGATCTCTGGGCATGAAAGCACAATTCCTCATATTGCCGCTTCATGGGGATTTGGCCAAGGGGTAGTTTTAGGAGAAGTACCGAGCGATGAATGGGTTTTAACAGATGGGATGCCCTATGCTACAATTCGGAATAAATCGCATAGACTGGTGATTGGTCAGAGTGGAAACGTCTCGGAGAGAGCAAATCCAGTTTCACTTCGAAAACGTCCAGTTCTTAATGAGCAGCAGATTCTTCAGCTTCGTATTGCAGCTCGAGAGATAGAAGATTTCTTTAAAAAACCTATGGATGTGGAGTTTGTCTTTCAGAAAGAGCGACTTTACATTGTTCAGGCAAGACCTATTCAAACTCAAGAGATAAAAAATCCTACTTTTATCGACCCAAGCGCGATTCCAAGACATATCCCACAGTTTTGTGCAAAAACAATTCTGCCAGGGTCAAGTGAGGTAGTTTCTGTAGCCCCTGATCAAATCCTCTTTGAGTCCGATCTTGAGCATGCTGACCTATCTTATAATCCTTCCGCTCATAGAGCTGTAATTCTTTTCAAAGAGCCAGAAAGCGCTAACAGTCACGCAGAAGTTAATTTAGCCAGCCAATCTCCTCCTGTTCTTTGTTTTGTGCTTTCTCAAGAAGAGTGGAAAAGATGTCGAGATATGTTACAACCATCTTGGTCTTCTCGAAAGCACAGCTCAGTGAAGATTTGTCCTCAAACAGGCCTGTTAGTCGTAACTGGAATGGATCTACCTACCCGTAAAGGCCTTTTTATTCATCCAGCTCAGTTTCCGATCAGTGTAGCTCTTGAAGAAAGAGGACTTCAGGGAAGTTCATCTCATCCTAAAATAGTTCGATTGAAGGAATTGATCACGACGACTTCAGAACAGATCGAAAGCCATTTGCCTGAAGCTGAGAAAACCCTGCGCGATTTTTTTGTAGAAATATTTTCTCGCTCTACATGCCTCGGAAGTTTTAGAGAGACGGCAGAAAAACTTCAGGTATGTGCCACCAACATACTTCGAGCTATGCAGCAAGCAGCAATTGAACGTAAACCTACCCTGGTTTCTTTCCACGCCACAGCCTTAAGACAAGTGTTGGGGCAGGCAGCTCCTCAAATCATAGGGGCGCATAGTTTATCAGGATTAGAGGCCGCAACAAATATAGCGCCTCAGATTGAGGATTTCTTAAGGGAATTCCAACATCAAAAAGCACTCTGTGAGTTGGCTATGGTGGGAAGAAAAGCTTTTGATGGATCTATGCAAACCAAGTGGATTGCCTTTTTAAGGGAACATAGCGCTGCAATATCTGAAGCTACATGGGATACTCTTATTTCTCAAGTGAAGAAATTCGATGCAATGGATCAAATGTCTTTATGGTTTTCTTTTCATTTCAAAGGGGCAGACTTGCCTCAGATTGATGCATTGATCGAGCAAAATGGGGCAATGGAGGGATTCCTTAGTTCTTGTGCAGATTCTATAGATAAGCTACGTCTTTTAAGTGAAGCCACAGTGCGTGCTGAAACGGTGCATGAATTGGATAAAGCTTGGAAAAGCCTGGAAGTTGTGTCTACAGCTCTTCTCTCATTTTGTGCCGAATTTCCAAAGCAAAACCTTCTTCAAACTCTGCAAATCTCTCATTTGCTGTATGAACTCATTCAATTATGGGATCTCAATATAAAAACAGCCCAAACTTCTAAGATAAATCCTCAGATTTCTGATAACAAAGCCATGCGAGATCGAATTTTTGCATTTGCCAAATTTGGTAAAATGCTTATTTCAAAGGGCCTAGTGAATGTATCTGAAAACCATAAGCACGAACTAATGCAGGTATTCAGAGAAATTTTTTATGATTCTACTCGTGGTTCTAGGCAATTTTTCTTACAACATTGGCTAGTTCCTAGAGGAGTTATAAATGTCCCCATTCACACGAATGACCAACGTCTTACAGTCATTCATCAAAATTTATTGAAGGCAATTGGACCTAATTTTTCTGATATCGCGCCTATTCTTCCTTCTGCGCTCGCATCAGGAGTTGAGACTTTTCGAGCAACACATCCCGATATCACTAAGAGATTTGGAGAACACAAAGGCATTTTTGCGATGATGACGGATAGGAGTGCCTCAGTGGTTATCAATATTCCGCTCAACTATCATAGCTTCGTGTTGACGATACGGCAAAATAAAGGGAGTGAAGAGTTAGAGTTCACTGCAGAATGGAGGGGATCGGACAATTGGCAGGGCGCTCATTTATCATTTTTTGAGGGACTAGCTGATCTAAGTGGTCAATGTGCTGTCCAAAGCTCTTTTACCGTAGACTCTGATCTGAAAATAAATTTTTCCGTTCAAGGAAGGTCAGAAGTTGAGATGCTAAGTAAAGCTATTTTTGAGATAAATGCTGGGACTGTTTACTCTCAAGACTATTTTGAGACTTTAGCTTTTCTGCTGCACTCCACAAAATTAGATGATAAGACGGAGGAAGAACAAGATGAGGAACTTATGGAGACAAAGTATCGGATCATCGATCATATCTGGAAAAGATTTGAGGAGACTGGAGAGATCAATAATGGAGTTTTTCAAACTATCCTAAGGAGCCGCTTTACTTCTCGTTACTTGGAAAAAAGAGGACTATTGCCTAAGGTAATCGAGCAAATGGCAGCTGAATTAGAGGGACGAACTGTTGGCAAAAAACATTTAAAATCTTTTGACAAATCAATTCTTGAATCACTTCCTTTAGAACGCAGAAAAGAGCTTTTTTGGAGCAACCTTATAGGACCTCAGCTTGTAATTTATACAGCCGCTTTCCCAGATGAATTAAAAGGGGAAATGTTGGCACGTCTACAGAAGGAGGCTCCAAAAAAATTTGAAGAGTATTGTTTAAAAGATTCCTTTGCTAAACAGGATTTGAAGAAATTTCAAGACCTTGCTGGTAAAGCACCATAA
- a CDS encoding hypothetical protein (Product derived from UniProtKB/Swiss-Prot:P44190;Uncharacterized protein HI_1419): protein MKEQHTRAQVLMRLDRLKLGNFGDCKTLQEGVCELRIYYGPGIRIYYGKIGSKVVLLLCGGDKGSQNRDIVKAKEYLKDYQSKELKYGKK, encoded by the coding sequence ATGAAGGAGCAGCATACAAGAGCTCAGGTTCTGATGCGGCTGGATCGCCTTAAGCTAGGTAACTTTGGAGATTGTAAAACTCTTCAAGAAGGTGTTTGTGAGCTTCGGATTTATTATGGACCTGGAATTAGAATCTATTATGGAAAGATTGGAAGCAAAGTTGTTTTACTTCTTTGTGGTGGTGACAAAGGTTCTCAAAACAGGGACATTGTGAAGGCCAAGGAATATTTAAAGGATTATCAATCTAAGGAGTTAAAATATGGCAAGAAGTAG
- a CDS encoding hypothetical protein (Product derived from UniProtKB/Swiss-Prot:P44191;Uncharacterized protein HI_1420) encodes MARSRKYEDFLLEHLQDHDEAVAYLNVALEESLKGDEESQQLFLIALRNVAEAQGGIGALARKAHVGRESLYKTLSGTGNPKWHTLVSLCVALGLNLRLT; translated from the coding sequence ATGGCAAGAAGTAGAAAATATGAAGATTTTCTTTTGGAGCATCTTCAGGATCATGATGAGGCAGTAGCCTATTTAAATGTCGCCTTAGAAGAAAGCCTAAAAGGTGATGAAGAGTCCCAACAACTCTTTCTCATTGCTTTACGTAATGTTGCTGAAGCACAAGGTGGCATTGGCGCTTTAGCCAGAAAAGCTCATGTAGGAAGAGAAAGCCTTTATAAGACCCTTTCAGGGACAGGTAACCCTAAATGGCATACACTCGTTTCTTTATGCGTGGCACTGGGATTAAACCTTAGATTGACTTAA